From Harpia harpyja isolate bHarHar1 chromosome 21, bHarHar1 primary haplotype, whole genome shotgun sequence, one genomic window encodes:
- the METRN gene encoding LOW QUALITY PROTEIN: meteorin (The sequence of the model RefSeq protein was modified relative to this genomic sequence to represent the inferred CDS: deleted 1 base in 1 codon): MWALRALCLAGLGAALGGASADQCSWRGSGLSQEAGSVEQLSLHCAEGSLEWLYPTGALRLRLAPRLPPPTTAVKGRSPQHVTACVKPAGTFRGAQLYLEREGVLELLLPEAPRPRVRCFSWLPREKVALFLQATPHRDISRRIAAFRYELRGDWLARPALPAASFTGEGACRPCNDTEILMAICTSDFVIRGSIRSVSNDVELQESVIGVSAARIHRQKFPLFQVGGQPGRPAGSIHTPLRCGVKPGPGTFLFTGWLHFGEAWLSCAPRYRDFQRIYEGARRTRQNPCEFPVD, encoded by the exons CGGGCTGTCGCAGGAGGCAGGCAGCGTGGAGCAGCTCTCCCTGCACTGCGCCGAGGGCTCGCTGGAATGGCTGTACCCCACGGGGGCCCTTCGCCTCCGCCTggccccccgcctgcccccccctACCACTGCCGTCAAGGGCAGGAGCCCCCAGCATGTCACCGCCTGCGTCAAACCCGCCGGCACCTTCCGGGGGGCTCAGCTCTACCTGGAGAGGGAGGgagtgctggagctgctgctgccggaGGCCCCCCGCCCTCGCGTCCGCTGCTTCAGCTGGCTGCCCCGGGAGAAGGTGGCTCTTTTCCTGCAGGCCACCCCGCACCGCGACATCAGCCGCCGCATCGCCGCCTTCCGCTACGAGCTGCGGGGGGACTGGCTGGCCCGCCCGGCACTGCCCGCCGCCAGCTTCACCGGAGAAG GGGCGTGCCGGCCGTGCAACGACACCGAGATCCTGATGGCCATTTGCACTAGTGACTTTG TGATTCGTGGCAGCATCCGGAGCGTCTCCAATGACGTGGAGCTGCAGGAATCCGTCATC GGGGTGAGCGCCGCCCGCATCCACCGCCAAAAGTTCCCCCTCTTCCAGGTGGGGGGGCAGCCAGGCCGGCCGGCGGGCAGCATCCACACCCCACTGCGCTGCGGCGTCAAGCCAGGCCCCGGCACCTTCCTTTTCACGGGTTGGCTGCATTTCGGTGAAGCCTGGCTGAGCTGCGCACCCCGCTATAGGGACTTCCAGCGCATCTACGAGGGGGCACGGCGCACACGCCAGAACCCCTGCGAGTTCCCCGTGGACTGA
- the ANTKMT gene encoding adenine nucleotide translocase lysine N-methyltransferase — translation MEPEEPGEPAWGRRDGGELGGRGLLELAVASGVVAWATWAVLLMPGFRRVPLRLQVPYQPSGPQQVANALELLRGRTGKTVDLGSGDGRLVVEAYKQGLRPAVGYELNPWLLCLSNYRAWKAGYHGKVSFLKKDLWKVNLSDCYNVIVFLAPSVKPPLATKLLAELPDEARVVAGRFPFPSWTPASTLGQGLEQVWAYDMKEVRRAAQSLAEGSPV, via the exons ATGGAGCCCGAGGAGCCGGGGGAACCGGCGTGGGGGCGGCGAGATGGGGGGGAGCTGGGCGGGCgggggctgctggagctggcggTGGCCAGCGGGGTAGTCGCCTGGGCCACCTGGGCCGTCCTGTTGATGCCCGGCTTCCGCCGGGTCCCCCTGCGGCTCCAG gtACCCTACCAGCCCTCCGGCCCCCAGCAAGTGGCGAACGCCCTGGAGCTGCTGCGGGGGCGCACGGGGAAGACGGTGGATCTGGGATCGGGAGATGGACGGCTT gtGGTAGAGGCTTATAAGCAAGGTCTCAGACCAGCTGTTGGCTATGAACTCAATCCCTGGCTGCTGTGTCTCTCCAACTACCGGGCCTGGAAGGCTGGGTACCACGGGAAGgtttccttcctgaagaaagaTCTGTGGAAG gTGAATCTTTCTGATTGCTACAATGTGATCGTGTTCCTGGCCCCCAGCGTG aAACCTCCCCTAGCCACCAAGCTCCTTGCAGAACTCCCCGACGAAGCCCGGGTGGTGGCTGGacgcttccccttcccctcctggaCCCCCGCCAGCACCCTTGGGCAGGGGCTGGAGCAAGTCTGGGCCTATGACATGAAGGAGGTGCGGCGAGCAGCGCAGAGCCTCGCAGAGGGAAGCCCAGTCTAA